The region ATGCGGTTTTGCGGGAACATGGTACCGAACGGGCCTTTACCAGCCCACTCAACGACATCCATGACCACGGCACATTTTATTGCGCCGGTTGCCATTCTCCGTTATTCTCTTCCAGTACCAAGTTTGATTCCGGAACAGGCTGGCCCAGCTTCTACGCGCCAATCTCCAAAACTGCCGTGAAAGAAAATGTGGATAAAAGTTACGGTATGGTACGTACTGAAGTTGTCTGCAACGTTTGTGGAGGTCACCTGGGGCACGTTTTCGAAGATGGCCCTAAACCCACTGGTCTTCGCTACTGCATGAATGGAGTAGCCATGACCTTCGAAAAGAAGTAAAAAATCGGATTGGGTGACTAAAATATCACCCAAAACCACTTTTCGGCTACCTGTCTTATAGCTCCGATAATAACTCCCTGTAAACGAACCGGGTCGTGCAAGCGACCCGGTTTTTGTGTATCAGATCGGCCGAAAATACATTATATTTGGGCCCGGCCAGGATTGGCCCGGCTTGGATCGGCCCAGTCTGGACGGACCCGGTCTGGGTGGGCCCAGTCTTGACAGACGTAAGTCTGGATAGATTCGTCCCGGAGGAGCAGAAGCCGTATCCGACTAAATAAGTTTCTTGGATTTTTAACGCATGAGTCAATATAGGGAGCGATTCCGCGCTGTCAGGCACGCTTTTGGCGCATTTCGGCAACGTCAAAAATTAACTGGCAATGTCAGACGCAGAGTCGGCCGCCATATCGCACGAGTTGCGGGCGAAGAGCGCGTCAATGCATGGGTCAATACGTATGATACGTACCGCAACCAGTTTCGTTCATTTGTTCATCGGTATATCGACCCCGATTCCTGGTATTACCCCTACGTCAAAAATACCGTTAAAGGGCTACTCGTGGCATTGCTGGCCCTGGGTATGTACGTATTCGTACTAAACTACAACTTTCTCTATCTGACGGGTGCCATGCCCAGCGTTGAGGAGTTGAAGAACCCTAAACTGAATCAATCGTCAGAAATATACTCTCAGGATGGCGTAATGATCGGCAAGTTCTACGCCGAGAACCGAACGCCTATCAAATACGAGAACATACCCAAACAGTTGATCAATGCGCTGGTAGCTACGGAAGATGCCCGTTTCTACGACCACGGTGGCGTTGACCCCCGCGCCATTGGCCGGGCTGTGATTAGTTTCGGCCGCGAAGGGGGTGGCTCAACCATTACCCAGCAATTAGCGAAAAACCTCTTTAAAACCCGCCGAAAAACCAATACGGGCCTGCTGACCCGCATTCCGTTCATTCGGAAGGTCATCTATAAATCGAAAGAGTGGCTGATGGCCCTGAAGCTGGAGCGTAATTTTTCGAAAGAAGAAATTATCACTTACTATTTCAATACCGTCGACTTTGGCAGCAATGCCTTTGGGTTAAAAACAGCGGCCCGTACCTTTTTCAACAAAGCCCCGGATAGCCTGAACGTACAGGAAGGAGCCGTACTGGTTGGTCTGCAAAAAGCTACGACCAATTACAACCCGCTCAAAAATCCCAAGCGCTCCCGCGAGCGCCGGAATGTGGTCCTGGCGCAGATGGCCAAATATAATTTCCTGACCAAGTCTCAGGCCGACTCCATCAGTGCCCTACCGCTCGAAACGGAATTTACGCCGGAAAACCCCTACTCGGGACCAGCCAGCTACCTCAAAAATGCCGTTCAGGATTATGTAAAAAAATGGGGTGAAGAAAATGGCTACGACCTGTATACGGATGGGCTTCGCATTATTACGACCATTGACTCCCGGATGCAGACTTATGCCGAAACGGCCACCAGTGAGAAAATGAAGCAGCTTCAGCGCACCTTCGACAACCACTGGCAGGGCCGGAATCCGTGGACCGACGAGAAAGGAGCTGAGCTGCCCGGCTTCATTGACTCCGTGGCCCGGCGTACGGAACGATACAAATCCCTGAGCCGACGGTTCATGCCATTATACCCTGACTCGATCATGTACTATATGAAAAATGTGAAGTACAAGATGAGGGTGTTCAGTTGGACAAGCAAGCGCGGGTATGATTCCGTCGAAATGACGCCTTACGACTCCATTGCCTATTACAAGCACTTTCTGCAGGCGGGTATGGTAGCGATAGACCCTCGTACGGGCTACATCCGGGCCTGGGTGGGTGGCCTGGATTACGACTACTTCAAATATGACCACGTAAAACAAGGCAAACGGCAGCCGGGGTCCACCTTCAAACCCTTTGTGTATACGACTGCCATTGATGACAGCCTTATCAACCTTAGCCCCTGCGACCGTATTCAGGACAAACCTTTCCGGAAGGAGTATCGGGAGAATGGCGAGGACAAAATCTGGGAACCCCGCAATTCGACCGGTTATTACTCGTATTCGAATATGACCCTCCGCCGGGCCATGGCCCGTTCGGTCAACTCCATCACGGCGCAGCTAACCGACCGCGTTACTCCCGAACGGGTAGCCCAATATGCACACCGGATGGGAATAAAGAGTAGACTCGAAGCCGTTCCCTCCATTGGTCTGGGCTCGTCGGATGTGTCGCTCTACGAACTGGTGGGTGCTTATTGTACGTTTGTGAACGATGGCGAATCTACCGAGCCAATCATTGTGCAGCGCATCGAAGACCGGGATGGTAACGTGATCGAAACATTCACAAGTCAGCATAAACGAGCCATAAGTCCGGAAACGGCCTTTTTGATGCGCTATATGCTCCAGGGCGGTTTGCAGGAACCGGGCGGCACATCGCAAAACCTATGGTCGTTCGACCTCTTTAAGAATCATAATGAAATGGGTGGTAAAACCGGCACGACCTCCAACAACTCCGACGGCTGGTTTGTGGGCGTATCCAACAATCTGGTTGTAGGGGCCTGGGTAGGTGGTGACGACCGCAGTATCCACTTCCGGTCTACCGACCTCGGCGAAGGAGCAAAAACCGCCTTGCCGCTGGTGGGTAGTTTTCTGGAGAAAGTATACCGGGACCCAAAATTCAAAAACCTCCAAGGCCCTTTCCCGAAGGCCGTCGGCATCACAAAAGAGTACTTAAACTGCGGCTACTCCGGCGACGAAGAAACGTCCGATGAATCAGATTCGACCGATGTATCGGATATCGCCACCGACTCCACCTTATCGCCAACAACCCCTGCTCCGGACCCTGTAACGCCCCCAGATACGACAAAAAGCGGGCAATAACGCTATCAGCCTTACGGAGAAATAAGAAAAACGCGATGCCAACTGCCTAATCAGCTACCATCGCGTTTTTCTTATTGGCACTCCTTTCAATCTAATTTCATAACAATTCACCGGCTCAGGAAGTAATTTATACAAATCCCTTAATCAGCATAAGGGTATAGTTAATAAAACGAACTGGCTTCCTGCCAGAATTTGCTTTGTGTATCGACACAAGAGTTGATACGCGAAACACTTGGCTATATATTGAAAGTTAGTAGGTTACCCATATTACCATGAAATTGCTCAAACGTATTCTTACCTGGACTGCGCTCACGATAGTAGTACTCGCTATTGGCGGATTGATTATTGCCTGGTTTGTTGACTCCCGCCAGTCGGATCAGGAGTTGGCAGAGGAATTTAAAGGCCAGCGTATTCAGCCAACAGTCCATTATTACCGGGTTAGCAACCGGCATTCAAACGGCACCAGCCGCGATGAAGCGCCCCGAACCATTCGGTTTATCGAAACACCGGCCTCCCCGGCTGATTCTGCTTTGCCGGTCGTAATTTTTGTCCACGGAGCCCCCAGTTCACTGTCTTTCTTTAACGCGTTTTTTAAAGATACGACCCTGCTCAACCGGGCTCGCCTGGTGGCTGTCGACCGGCCGGGCTATGGTTACTCCGATTACGGACGAGTGGAGACATCCATCATACGGCAGGCCGAACTACTGCAACCCCTCATCGACCGCTACAAAAAAGCCCCTTATCTGATGATCGTGGGTTCGTCGTATGGCGGCTCGGTAACGGCGCGGCTGGCTATGAACAATCCCGATTATGTCGACCATGTTGTGTTTGTTTCCTCGGCCCTGGGGCCGGGGCTTGAACGAACGTACCCCATTAGCTACTTCGCCGACAGCCCGCTTATCCACTGGGGCGTACCGCCATTACTTCGGCTGGCGAACGACGAAAAATTGGCTCACCGCCGTGCGCTGGAAGCCATTCTGCCCGACTGGCCTAAAATTCGGGCTAACATTACCATGCTCCACGGCCAGCGGGACGAACTGGTTTACCCAACCAACGTTTCGTTTGCCCAGAATCACCTGGTCAACGCGCGGGTAAAACAGTTTCTATTGCCCGAAAACCGGCACGACATTGTCTTCAACAAACGGGAATACATGACCGAAATCATCCTGAATATCCTGACGCAACGGGAAGTTAAGGAGACGGTTACGGCCAAGTCGATAGCCGTAAAAAC is a window of Spirosoma linguale DSM 74 DNA encoding:
- a CDS encoding methionine-R-sulfoxide reductase (KEGG: bpy:Bphyt_5395 methionine-R-sulfoxide reductase~TIGRFAM: methionine-R-sulfoxide reductase~PFAM: Methionine sulfoxide reductase B), with amino-acid sequence MKLALIAILSSCLLVSLAFTSDDTPPRRVVKTDAEWKKILTPNQYAVLREHGTERAFTSPLNDIHDHGTFYCAGCHSPLFSSSTKFDSGTGWPSFYAPISKTAVKENVDKSYGMVRTEVVCNVCGGHLGHVFEDGPKPTGLRYCMNGVAMTFEKK
- a CDS encoding glycosyl transferase family 51 (PFAM: glycosyl transferase family 51; penicillin- binding protein transpeptidase~KEGG: dia:Dtpsy_1674 peptidoglycan glycosyltransferase), encoding MSQYRERFRAVRHAFGAFRQRQKLTGNVRRRVGRHIARVAGEERVNAWVNTYDTYRNQFRSFVHRYIDPDSWYYPYVKNTVKGLLVALLALGMYVFVLNYNFLYLTGAMPSVEELKNPKLNQSSEIYSQDGVMIGKFYAENRTPIKYENIPKQLINALVATEDARFYDHGGVDPRAIGRAVISFGREGGGSTITQQLAKNLFKTRRKTNTGLLTRIPFIRKVIYKSKEWLMALKLERNFSKEEIITYYFNTVDFGSNAFGLKTAARTFFNKAPDSLNVQEGAVLVGLQKATTNYNPLKNPKRSRERRNVVLAQMAKYNFLTKSQADSISALPLETEFTPENPYSGPASYLKNAVQDYVKKWGEENGYDLYTDGLRIITTIDSRMQTYAETATSEKMKQLQRTFDNHWQGRNPWTDEKGAELPGFIDSVARRTERYKSLSRRFMPLYPDSIMYYMKNVKYKMRVFSWTSKRGYDSVEMTPYDSIAYYKHFLQAGMVAIDPRTGYIRAWVGGLDYDYFKYDHVKQGKRQPGSTFKPFVYTTAIDDSLINLSPCDRIQDKPFRKEYRENGEDKIWEPRNSTGYYSYSNMTLRRAMARSVNSITAQLTDRVTPERVAQYAHRMGIKSRLEAVPSIGLGSSDVSLYELVGAYCTFVNDGESTEPIIVQRIEDRDGNVIETFTSQHKRAISPETAFLMRYMLQGGLQEPGGTSQNLWSFDLFKNHNEMGGKTGTTSNNSDGWFVGVSNNLVVGAWVGGDDRSIHFRSTDLGEGAKTALPLVGSFLEKVYRDPKFKNLQGPFPKAVGITKEYLNCGYSGDEETSDESDSTDVSDIATDSTLSPTTPAPDPVTPPDTTKSGQ
- a CDS encoding hydrolase or acyltransferase (alpha/beta hydrolase superfamily)-like protein (KEGG: ret:RHE_CH03535 lactone-specific esterase protein), which produces MKLLKRILTWTALTIVVLAIGGLIIAWFVDSRQSDQELAEEFKGQRIQPTVHYYRVSNRHSNGTSRDEAPRTIRFIETPASPADSALPVVIFVHGAPSSLSFFNAFFKDTTLLNRARLVAVDRPGYGYSDYGRVETSIIRQAELLQPLIDRYKKAPYLMIVGSSYGGSVTARLAMNNPDYVDHVVFVSSALGPGLERTYPISYFADSPLIHWGVPPLLRLANDEKLAHRRALEAILPDWPKIRANITMLHGQRDELVYPTNVSFAQNHLVNARVKQFLLPENRHDIVFNKREYMTEIILNILTQREVKETVTAKSIAVKTKSNDTDRL